The proteins below are encoded in one region of Mesoplasma melaleucae:
- the udk gene encoding uridine kinase — protein sequence MSKKVTLILIAGGTASGKTTVADRIANEILKGKSVTHISMDNYYKDFGELTLEERRKINFDHPNSVDTELLLNDLNALKDYQPIKMFVYDFKTSSRTSETITVKPSDVVILDGIFALAIKEIRKLGDIKIFIKTANDLRFIRRLQRDVNERGRTLDSVVDQYLNEVKPMHDAFIGPSIEYADLIIPYKEGNDVAVDLVVTKILALLS from the coding sequence ATGAGTAAAAAAGTAACACTAATACTAATTGCTGGGGGTACTGCTTCAGGAAAAACTACAGTAGCTGATAGAATAGCAAATGAAATTCTTAAAGGTAAATCAGTTACTCATATTTCAATGGATAACTATTACAAAGATTTTGGAGAATTAACTTTAGAAGAAAGACGAAAAATTAATTTTGATCACCCAAATAGCGTGGATACAGAATTATTATTAAATGATTTAAATGCTTTAAAAGATTATCAACCTATTAAAATGTTTGTTTATGATTTTAAAACATCTTCAAGAACAAGCGAAACAATTACAGTTAAACCAAGTGATGTTGTCATACTTGATGGTATCTTTGCATTAGCAATAAAAGAAATAAGAAAACTTGGGGACATTAAAATCTTTATTAAAACTGCCAATGATTTAAGATTTATTAGACGTTTACAAAGAGATGTTAACGAAAGAGGCAGAACATTAGATAGTGTTGTTGATCAATACTTAAACGAAGTTAAACCTATGCATGATGCTTTTATTGGCCCAAGCATTGAATATGCTGATTTAATTATTCCATATAAAGAAGGCAATGATGTTGCTGTTGATTTAGTTGTAACAAAAATATTAGCTTTATTATCATAA
- a CDS encoding PD-(D/E)XK motif protein, producing the protein MELTEMRGLFAELECCIKYNLIPSKNNNSIFDFIFESNDIEIKSYSKVKRDVILSYQQLTNNSKAKLFLVEVIESSEGKTIFELFKKINTKYKNKFKDIYKYSESAQETKFLATKINIVEMKKFLKA; encoded by the coding sequence ATGGAATTAACTGAAATGAGAGGATTATTTGCTGAGTTAGAATGCTGTATTAAATATAATTTAATACCTAGCAAAAACAATAATTCAATATTTGATTTTATTTTTGAAAGCAATGACATTGAAATAAAATCTTATTCTAAAGTAAAAAGAGATGTTATTTTATCTTATCAACAACTCACAAATAATTCAAAGGCAAAATTATTTTTAGTTGAAGTTATAGAGTCATCAGAGGGTAAAACTATTTTTGAATTGTTTAAAAAGATCAACACTAAATATAAAAATAAATTTAAAGACATATATAAATATTCAGAATCAGCGCAGGAAACTAAATTTTTAGCGACAAAAATAAATATAGTAGAAATGAAAAAGTTTCTAAAGGCTTAA